TGGTCGAAAATCGGGCAGTGCCGCTCGTAATCCGCCTTCAGCGTCTTGTGCGCGTCCCAGTTCAGCAACCCGTCCACCGCGCTCGCCCGCGACGCGCAGTAGAGGCTCACGTAACGCACGCCGCGCTCCAACATGCGCCGCGAGAGCAGACAATTGCGGGCGTAAGCGGCCTTGAGCTTGTTGCTGTCGTTGGTGCCGTAAAGCTGATGCACGTGCCCGGGCTCGCGCGAAAGGTCACTCACCTCGGGCGCGGCGAGCTGCATCTTGGCCGCGAGTTCGTAGCTCGCCATGCGCGCGCGCAACTCGTCATTGCCCGGATGCGCGGCGGCGTGCTCAGCATTGACGACCTTCAGAAACTCCCGCGTCGCCTCGTCTTCCTTCGCGGTGATGGACGCGGGCCGCGCGAGGTTGCGGAGCGGTTGCTGCGCGGCCATGGCGACAGCCTGATACTGCGCGGGCAGAAATCCATTGCCCCAGTTCGCCTTGCCGTTGGGCGGCTCGCCGCGGAGGTCCTGCACGGCCACGTAGGTCGGCAGGTCGCGGTTCAAACTGCCGAGGGCATAACTCACCCACGCGCCGGCCGCCGGGAAACCGTCACGCGTGAAACACGAGTTCATGTTCACGCAGCCCGGTCCGTGCGTGTTCGTCCGCGACGTCATCGAGTGAATGAACGCCATGTCGTCCACGTGCCGCGCCATATGCGGCAGCATCGAGGAAATCTTCTTCCCGCTCCGGCCCGCCGCGGCGAACGGCCACGGCGATTTCATCAGGTTGCCGTTCTTGCCCTGGAAACTCACCTCTGCCTCGCCGCCCGGCAGCGGCGTGCCGTGGAACTTCTCCAACATCGGTTTGTAATCCCACAGGTCCATGTGCGAGGCCGCGCCCGGACAGAAAATCTGGAGCACCTGCTTCGCCTTGGGCGCGAAGTGCGGCGCGACGCCGGAGGACGCGGTCGCCGGGCTCGCGGCAGCAAGAGCGAACTCCTCCGCGAGCAATTGCGCGAGCGCGACGCCGGTCATCCCCGTGGTCATTCGGCCAAGGAACTGGCGGCGGTTCAGGTTCAGCAGTGAGGGATTTGAGTTCATGAGGAAAATGAAGAAAGCATTCTTCCCCGATTGTCCCCCAAGTGGACAGCAGCGGACAATTCAAATCCCCACAAGAGATCGAAACGGTTTTGAGCCGGCAGCAAATGGACTCCAGAGGACCCGAAAAGACCCGATTTCGGGCAAGCAGTATACAATGGCAGTATCAGATTTGCCTTTTGGCCTGAGGTGCCGAGAAGAGCAGAAGCGCGAGGTCGTGACGGAGATTAGCATGGAGTTCCGGCAGGCTGCGTTGAATGCCGCTCTGGGTGAAGGTGAAGCTCGGCGAGGGGGAAGATCAGCAACCAGTCAGCGCTCTTGAAGGCTCCCCCAAAGGCTTTTGCTTTGCCCAAGATGGATCCCGGTGCCCGCTGGTGAATAAAATCCTGAGGCTGGACGGACGGATGAGGAGTTTTGATCTGCGTTGGCGTGCTCAAATCAGTCGAATTCGCAGACGGAGCCTCAGCGACACGCGCAAGTGGGGGGGCGCGTTTACTCTCACCGTCCGTCGTGGAAATTGCGGGGGGGGTCGAGCGTGCCGCGAGGGCCGCCACAACCGGCATCCAGTTGGAAAGGCCTTCTCGGAATGCAAGGTCGGAACTTCTCAATTGCCCGATGTTCAGCATCTCCTCAACCTTTTCCTTGGGGAGCGGGCCTTCGTATTTTCCATCACGCAGAACGTAGAATTGCATGGTCTAAAGGAACGCTGTTCAGCTATGTCGAGGCTCGGGGCGTTCCTGTCCACCATAATGCCTTCCGTCAACACCAAACATTCCACATCCGGAATGGACCACGCGGCACAGTCGCCAGCGTGCCAAAGTCGCTGGACCAACATCTCGGATCCTTCCTCCGCAAGAAGCGCGGCGGTCTCACCTGCGCACGATTCGCCCGCAAACTGGGCATCTCGCCTTCCACCCTCTACCGTCTCGAGCAAGGCCAGCAGAGGATTTTGCTCAATTCGTGGTCTTTTCGAAAGGTGAGGCATAGGTCGAGAAGGTCCACATTGGCTGGCATTTCTTTGGCGCATTTCAAAAGGAGTTGGGAGAGCAGGAGTTTGAGCTTTTCCTGTGTCGTTGCCCTGCTTCTCCACATCGGCCAGCTTGAGTTTGGCAACGCTGGGGGTTTTGGTCCGAAGGCTGAGGCGAATAAGCTTGCCGCCGATTCTGATCCGGGCGAAGTATTTTCCCGATGGTGCGTAGCGGCTCAGATTGGCAAACGGGGTTTTCTGTCAGGGCGATTGAAAGGTGCCATGCGAAATCTTGGTCGCTTTCCAATGCACACGGCCGGTATCAGATTACAGCATCAGATTGTCAACACGCAGGATTCAGTCCATCCGTAAGTGCCTTGTGTTGAACGACAGGAAGGGTGGCTGAGTGGTTAAAGGCACCTGACTCGAAATCAGGCGTAGTCGAAAGGCTACCGGGGGTTCGAATCCCTCCCCTTCCGCCAAATCCCCGCGGGACTCGGTGAAGGCTTCCGGACCCGATGGGACGACTGTGACCGTTCGAGCCGACCCAAACCACGCGACAACCATGGCCGACCCAACCCCGCTCACCCAAGCAACGAACGCGCCCGCAGGTCCGCTCGCGCCGGCGCAGACTGGCGCCTGGCTCACGTTCGGGCTCGATCGTGTCGAGTGGCTCCAAGGCACGCTGCTCGGGAATCCCGTCTGGCAGTATGTCGCCTCGCTGCTTTACATCGTGCTCGCGTTCTACGCGGCGAAGCTTGTGGACTGCTTCTTCCGCACGCAGCTCCGCAAGGCCACGTCGCGCACGCAGACGCAGACGGACGACCTGCTGCTTGAGCTGGCGCGGGGGCCGGTCAAAATCATCACGTTCGTCATCCTGATGCACATCGGCCTGCGGGTCTTCGCGTGGCCGGAATGGGCGGCGGTGTTCATCTCGAAGGGACTCAAGCTCGTGGTCGCGTGCTCGATCACTTACGTCGCGCTCAAGGCCGTGGATCTCGCGATGGGTTTGTGGGAGCGGCGCATCACCGAGGCCGAGCGCGGCGTGCTGGACATGCAATTGCTTCCGGTGATCTGCAAGACCATCAAGGCGTTCGTCATCATGGTCGCCGTGCTGGTGACTTTCCAAAATCTCGGCGTCAACGTCACCGGACTCCTCGCGTCGCTTTCCATCGGCGGGCTTGCGGTCGGCCTCGCGGCGCAGGACACGCTCTCAAATCTCTTCGGTGCGGTCGCCCTGTTCACCGACCGGCCGTTTCGCGTGGGCGACCGCGTGCAGTTTGACCAGGTGGAAGGCACGGTGGAATCCATCGGCATGCGCAGCACGCGCATTCGCAACCTCGAGGGTTACCTCGTCGCCGTGCCCAACCGCACAATGGCCAACGCGTGCATCACCAACATCAGCCGCCGGCCGAACATCAAGACCACGCTCAACCTCGGCCTCACTTACGACACGCCCGCGGACAAGGTCGAGCGCGCGCTGGCGATTCTCGACGAGATCTTCAAGCCGCACCCGAGGACCGCGGATCTCGTCATCACGTTCAACAAGTTCAAGGA
This sequence is a window from Verrucomicrobiota bacterium. Protein-coding genes within it:
- a CDS encoding mechanosensitive ion channel family protein; its protein translation is MADPTPLTQATNAPAGPLAPAQTGAWLTFGLDRVEWLQGTLLGNPVWQYVASLLYIVLAFYAAKLVDCFFRTQLRKATSRTQTQTDDLLLELARGPVKIITFVILMHIGLRVFAWPEWAAVFISKGLKLVVACSITYVALKAVDLAMGLWERRITEAERGVLDMQLLPVICKTIKAFVIMVAVLVTFQNLGVNVTGLLASLSIGGLAVGLAAQDTLSNLFGAVALFTDRPFRVGDRVQFDQVEGTVESIGMRSTRIRNLEGYLVAVPNRTMANACITNISRRPNIKTTLNLGLTYDTPADKVERALAILDEIFKPHPRTADLVITFNKFKDSSLNVLVEHWWAGTDFREYAREFQQLNLELKRRFDAAGIEFAFPTQTVHVKGQVGESAKPPK
- a CDS encoding DUF4339 domain-containing protein — protein: MQFYVLRDGKYEGPLPKEKVEEMLNIGQLRSSDLAFREGLSNWMPVVAALAARSTPPAISTTDGESKRAPPLARVAEAPSANSTDLSTPTQIKTPHPSVQPQDFIHQRAPGSILGKAKAFGGAFKSADWLLIFPLAELHLHPERHSTQPAGTPC
- a CDS encoding DUF1501 domain-containing protein, with product MNSNPSLLNLNRRQFLGRMTTGMTGVALAQLLAEEFALAAASPATASSGVAPHFAPKAKQVLQIFCPGAASHMDLWDYKPMLEKFHGTPLPGGEAEVSFQGKNGNLMKSPWPFAAAGRSGKKISSMLPHMARHVDDMAFIHSMTSRTNTHGPGCVNMNSCFTRDGFPAAGAWVSYALGSLNRDLPTYVAVQDLRGEPPNGKANWGNGFLPAQYQAVAMAAQQPLRNLARPASITAKEDEATREFLKVVNAEHAAAHPGNDELRARMASYELAAKMQLAAPEVSDLSREPGHVHQLYGTNDSNKLKAAYARNCLLSRRMLERGVRYVSLYCASRASAVDGLLNWDAHKTLKADYERHCPIFDQPTAALLTDLKQRGMLDDVLVVWCTEFGRMPTHQEGTSGRDHNPDAFTTWMMGAGVKGGVSYGETDDFGRRSVVDVATVYDFYATVLHLLGLNHEKLTYYHNGAQRRLTDVHGHVLKEILA